A genomic region of Clarias gariepinus isolate MV-2021 ecotype Netherlands chromosome 23, CGAR_prim_01v2, whole genome shotgun sequence contains the following coding sequences:
- the acad9 gene encoding complex I assembly factor ACAD9, mitochondrial has protein sequence MYARLGEITSLDGAIAVTLAAHQAIGLKGILLAGTEEQKAKYLPRLASGEHIAAFCLTEPGSGSDAASIQTRATLSEDGKHFLLNGSKIWISNGGIADIMTVFARTEVLDKDGQKKDKITAFIVEKAFDGVTSGKPEDKLGIRGSNTCEVAFENTKVPIENVIGEVGGGFKIAMNILNSGRFSMGGACAGVIKKLIEMAAEYAGTRKQFTKKLAEFGMIQEKFAIMAQNVFVMESMAYLTAGLMDRPGVPDCSVEAAMVKVFSSEGCWVCVSEALQVLGGVGYTKNYSFERYLRDCRILQIFEGTNEILRMYIALTGMQYAGKILTGKIKEMKKGNVGVVFEILGKKLKDSLGRPADFGLTGKDGVVHPSLTESAKMFEQNVALFGTTVESLLYRYGKTIVDEQLVLKRVADTLINLYAMTAVLSRASRSISIGLRNHQHEVLLANTFCKDAFFKNNYWMTQLQKNSPENNDANIKKIAQEVLEKRSYICSHPLERTY, from the exons ATGTACGCTCGGTTAGGAGAGATCACATCCCTTGATGGAGCTATTGCTGTCACACTTGCAGCACATCAGGCCATTGGCTTAAAG GGAATACTGCTGGCTGGAACTGAGGAGCAGAAGGCCAAATACTTGCCTCGATTAGCCTCAGGAGAGCACATAGCAGCTTTCTGTCTGACTGAGCCAGGCAG CGGAAGTGATGCTGCTTCTATTCAGACTCGTGCTACTCTGTCAGAAGATGGAAAACATTTTCTGCTTAATGGCTCTAAG ATCTGGATTTCCAATGGCGGTATTGCAGACATCATGACTGTATTTGCAAGAACAGAGGTGTTAGATAAGGATGGGCAAAAGAAAGACAAGATAACAGCCTTCATTGTGGAGAAAGCGTTTGATGGGGTGACAAGCGGAAAACCGGAGGACAAGCTGGGAATCAGAGGCTCTAACA caTGTGAGGTGGCATTTGAAAATACGAAAGTACCCATAGAGAATGTGATTGGTGAGGTTGGTGGTGGATTTAAG ATTGCTATGAACATCCTGAATAGTGGGAGGTTCAGCATGGGAGGTGCATGTGCAGGAGTGATCAAGAAGCTGATCG AGATGGCTGCAGAGTATGCAGGCACCCGAAAACAGTTCACCAAGAAACTTGCTGAGTTTGGAATGATTCAG gAGAAGTTTGCCATCATGGCCCAGAATGTATTTGTCATGGAGAGCATGGCGTATCTGACAGCTGGATTGATGGACCGGCCTGGAGTTCCTGACTGCTCTGTAGAGGCAGCAATGGTGAAG gtgTTCAGCTCTGAGGGTTgctgggtgtgtgtgagcgaggcATTGCAAGTTTTGGGAGGAGTGGGATATACCAAAAACTACTCATTTGAGCGCTACCTCAGGGACTGTCGCATTTTGCAGATCTTTGAG GGAACCAATGAGATTCTAAGGATGTACATTGCTCTAACTGGAATGCAGTATGCAGGCAAAATCCTAACAGGAAAAATCAA GGAgatgaaaaaaggaaatgttGGTGTGGTGTTTGAGATTTTGGGAAAAAAGCTGAAGGATTCTTTGGGTAGGCCCGCTGACTTTGGCCTTACCGGAAAGGACGGAGTAGTTCACCCCAGTTTGACG GAGAGTGCCAAGATGTTTGAGCAGAACGTAGCCTTGTTCGGCACCACTGTCGAAAGCCTGCTCTACAGATACGGAAAG ACTATAGTAGATGAGCAACTGGTGCTGAAAAGAGTCGCTGACACACTGATTAACTTATACGCGATGACGGCAGTGCTGTCCCGTGCCAGCCGCTCCATCAGCATCGGCCTTCGCAACCACCAACATGAG GTCCTGCTCGCAAACACCTTCTGTAAGGACGCTTTCTTCAAAAACAACTACTGGATGACTCAGCTACAAAAAA ATTCCCCTGAGAACAATGACGCCAACATTAAGAAGATTGCTCAGGAAGTCCTGGAGAAGCGGTCGTATATCTGCTCCCACCCTCTCGAAAGAACATACTGA
- the cfap92 gene encoding uncharacterized protein cfap92 — protein sequence MEPGASDISLDWMRSNNGVHNSEGKETQPELTGLCAKPIHTDSCNADSSYTVTCTVSMVLAVPRGQEDVPVMAPEAERQPKKVQPKYTVELPKVQTYYHIEYNLLPDESEPIKVDLVMCGSMAKVYMDNETKVLKAWQEGDHLWLGWSQSVKLNVTKELLIKMSSHNITFRVWDTKDRVSPKAKYDRPKAFRLPQGRRVEDTDQRGPSLDGEPESAGGVKGMVYKLRALYEKQNPKTSTSKKYQEDVTLKDFKGPSSLKCGTDDPKRSTMEASEVRERPLSSAVPITDGLQAQEAAFSTQRILASTKSGTLRESSLVLSKKKHAPKTVQERAAEEDLRKNGIASAELKAIYFLAGEMSLVDCLMIRCARVIKSLCSITLDKPILSEELKSELNPLIITILSVSSLPSTPVPFYELEQKCVPVYCQYKFLNMPTHRTKGLSHGPNIFFKDINVIFTGLLNSEELLEFFSGPPLEIEVHDRDRKAKEPHSSPSIFGTEATDDKLSSTDLVPTKQTTYSPFRETGKLCDPYGIAKLNFSDLLRGQGCLKFNLPIRGSHPVQLLVTDKYKQGENEPETAGALDVQDKVMPNGHYLKANSELKVQVEIAHPPNADPDKCERHCPFGRIIYIFKYNNIAFLEKLKSEILRINTAAFQKHHYDKETDQMFLQDHVMDATERDNKDLNALTGFYLLDQALHIFILEGLKDEAIKTLWETAPVELAEDVEKHVTVLYNSGLRFSKRLYDTLDVGLSPIHLHKPLETIMKQPLVYIRDSVPDSCLQAMLRINHLCQVSKLEEVVKSSLFPSAEMVRSLRNEFGIIPSRGVEKLMPDSGEAKVVVHSHLSHKRKYTPLDSFNKNYLAWKHSQANQELYTKHFIQANIEDIQRATSDLQTLKPKVFVAEVDDGQLAHNYSIQTFNSTSLAKELLRKEMAKVPSRRFTYSQHYHSLSVDPVDIEDERKALEARSRAAWRTWKGFICHDVRNSMESNQHPQQPDEARVDELRKPWKENILHENILKPVLNRTTWPWSKRHEDFELYRKPPAVFSPAPPITIHLAGEVLRQEQLQAAHAQYVRWRNKILPEKESASCGRVPEFKCHTRRVGLDKLHDILKDKPMKLSLRAWTGSLPVPYTDPHKEEKLELSHLPDKRTKAKRDSEHSKPQFRRYWRSHSFQHKRTASPFTDEEKSLYVFQRPLNPTMKYTDLADIQHMHNVVETRTINGLDVHIK from the exons ATGGAACCTGGTGCCTCTGACATCTCACTGGATTGGATGAGAAGCAATAATGGTGTCCACAACTCTGAAGGCAAAGAAACACAACCTGAGCTAACTGGCCTATGCGCAAAGCCTATTCACACCGACTCATGCAATGCTGACTCCAGTTACACGGTCACCTGCACAGTTAGCATGGTGCTGGCTGTGCCGAGAG GTCAAGAAGATGTTCCAGTTATGGCTCCAGAGGCAGAGAGGCAACCCAAGAAAGTCCAgcctaaatatactgtagagctACCCAAAGTGCAGACCTATTACCACATAGAGTACAATCTCCTGCCTGATGAAAGTGAGCCAATTAAAGTAGACCTGGTCATGTGTGGTTCGATGGCCAAGGTGTATATGGATAATGAGACAAAG GTGCTGAAGGCCTGGCAGGAGGGTGATCACCTTTGGCTGGGCTGGTCTCAGTCTGTGAAGCTCAATGTGACCAAGGAGCTGCTTATAAAGATGTCATCACATAACATAACCTTCCGAGTCTGGGACACCAAGGACAGAGTGTCTCCCAAAGCAAAATATGACAGACCCAAAGCCTTCAGATTGCCACAGGGAAGGAGAGTGGAGGATACAGACCAAAGAG GTCCTAGTCTGGATGGTGAACCGGAAAGTGCAG GTGGCGTAAAGGGTATGGTGTATAAGTTGCGAGCTCTTTATGAGAAGCAGAACCCAAAAACTTCAACTTCCAAGAAATACCAAGAGGACGTTACATTAAAAGACTTCAAAGGACCTTCAAGCCTCAAGTGTGGCACAG ACGATCCCAAACGGTCCACTATGGAGGCAAGTGAAGTCCGTGAGAGACCTCTATCATCTGCTGTTCCAATTACTGATGGATTACAGGCACAAGAGGCAGCATTTTCAACACAAAG AATATTGG CTTCTACAAAAAGTGGCACACTGAGGGAGAGCAGCTTGGTGCTGTCCAAGAAGAAACATGCTCCTAAAACTGTTCAGGAGAGAGCAGCGGAGGAGGACTTGCGCAAAAATGGAATCGCCTCAGCTGAACTCAAGGCTATATATTTTCTTGCAG GTGAAATGTCACTGGTAGATTGCTTGATGATCCGCTGTGCAAGAGTGATTAAGAGCTTGTGCAGCATCACGCTAGATAAGCCAATTCTGTCTGAAGAACTTAAGTCAGAGCTCAACCCACTGATCATCACAATCTTGTCAGTATCTTCTCTCCCATCTACTCCTGTTCCCTTTTATGAGCTTGAG CAAAAATGCGTGCCTGTTTACTGCCAATACAAGTTCCTCAACATGCCTACCCACAGGACCAAAGGACTGAGTCATGGACCCAACATATTCTTTAAAGACATTAATGTGATCTTCACTGGACTTCTTAACTCTGAAGAGCTGCTTGAGTTCTTTAGTGGCCCACCATTAGAGATTGAGGTTCATGACCGTGATAGAAAAGCAAAAGAACCGCATTCTAGTCCATCAATTTTTGGCACAGAGGCCACTGATGACAAATTAAGCAGCACAGATTTAGTCCCCACCAAACAAACAACCTACAGCCCATTTAGGGAAACGGGAAAACTCTGTGACCCATATGGTATTGCCAAGCTAAATTTTTCTGATCTTCTTAGAGGGCAGGGTTGTTTGAAATTCAACCTACCTATAAGAGGTTCCCATCCAGTGCAGTTGCTGGTCACTGACAAGTATAAACAAGGGGAAAATGAACCAGAGACAGCAGGTGCTCTGGATGTCCAGGACAAGGTTATGCCAAATGGTCATTATCTCAAGGCGAACTCCGAGCTCAAGGTGCAGGTCGAAATAGCACACCCCCCCAACGCTGACCCCGACAAATGTGAACGGCATTGTCCATTTGGCCGCATTATTTACATCTTCAAATACAACAATATTGCTTTTCTGGAAAAACTGAAGTCTGAAATTTTAAGAATCAATACAGCTGCGTTTCAAAAGCATCACTATGATAAGGAAACGGACCAAATGTTCTTACAGGATCATGTGATGGATGCTACAGAAAGAGACAACAAAGATTTGAATGCTTTAACAGGGTTTTACTTACTGGATCAAGCtctacacatttttattctggAAGGACTGAAGGATGAAGCCATCAAAACGCTCTGGGAAACAGCCCCTGTAGA gTTGGCTGAAGATGTAGAGAAGCATGTCACAGTTCTTTATAACTCAGGTTTACGCTTCTCAAAAAGGCTTTATGACACTCTGGATGTTGGGTTGAGTCCAATTCATCTCCACAAACCACTAGAGACCATCATGAAACAACCCCTGGTGTACATCAGAGACTCAGTTCCTGACTCATGCCTACAAGCCATGTTACG AATAAACCACCTCTGCCAAGTAAGTAAACTTGAAGAAGTGGTAAAAAGCAGCCTGTTCCCATCGGCTGAAATGGTTCGTAGTTTGAGGAATGAGTTTGGAATTATTCCTAGCAGAGGAGTGGAGAAATTAATGCCAGACAGCGGTGAGGCAAAGGTTGTTGTGCATTCTCATCTGTCGcataaaagaaaatacacaCCCCTCGACAGCTTCAATAAAAATTATCTGGCTTGGAAACACAGTCAAGCAAATCAAgagctttacacaaaacactttATACAG GCCAACATTGAGGACATCCAAAGAGCAACAAGTGATTTACAGACGCTAAAGCCAAAAGTGTTTGTAGCTGAAGTTGATGATGGTCAGTTGGCCCACAACTACAGTATTCAGACATTTAACTCCACCAGTCTGGCTAAGGAGCTCCTGCGTAAGGAAATGGCAAAG GTTCCATCTCGCAGGTTCACCTATAGCCAGCATTACCACTCCCTCTCAGTCGACCCTGTTGATATAGAGGATGAGCGCAAGGCCTTGGAGGCCAGGTCCAGAGCTGCATGGCGTACCTGGAAAGGCTTCATCTGCCACGATGTCAGGAACAGCATGGAATCCAACCAACACCCCCAACAGCCAGATGAGGCTCGGGTGGACGAGCTCAGAAAG CCCTGGAAAGAGAACATTCTTCATGAGAACATACTTAAGCCAGTTTTGAACAGAACCACATGGCCTTGGAGCAAACGGCACGAGGACTTCGAGCTTTACAGGAAACCACCTGCTGTTTTTAGTCCAGCTCCCCCAATTACTATTCACCTCGCAG GAGAAGTACTTCGTCAGGAACAGCTTCAAGCGGCACATGCGCAGTATGTCAGATGGCGGAATAAAATCTTGCCTGAAAAAGAGTCTGCAAGTTGCGGTCGAGTCCCAGAATTCAAGTGCCATACGCGAAGAGTAGGCCTAGACAAACTACATGACATTTTGAAAGACAAGCCTATGAAGCTATCTCTGAGAGCATGGACAGGATCATTG CCTGTGCCATACACTGACCCCCACAAGGAGGAAAAACTGGAGCTCAGTCATTTGCCAGACAAACGCACAAAAGCAAAACGCGACAGTGAACATAGCAAGCCACAGTTTAG acgtTACTGGAGGTCACACTCCTTTCAGCACAAGAGAACTGCATCGCCTTTTACAGACGAAGAAAAAAGTTTGTACGTCTTTCAAAGACCCCTGAATCCCACCATGAAGTACACAGATTTGGCTGACATCCAGCACATGCACAATGTCGTAGAAACAAGGACCATTAACGGTCTTGATGTTCACATTAAGTAA